In Dysgonomonadaceae bacterium PH5-43, the genomic stretch CCCGTCGTTCTTAGTAGAGAGACCTCGCCTATCTACTAAGAGAGAGAAGGGGTCTCTACTAAGAGAGACGACCCTAAGTGAAGCTTTGCATTTTTTGTGCTAAAAGTCAATATAATTCACTAATTTTGTACCGTAAAATAAGTATAGGCTATAAGTCATTTTATTATCAAAACAAACATTATATTATTTATGGATTCTAATTTAAATATGTATATTACTCTTGGAGTGCTTGCTTTTTCGGCAGCTTTTTTTGTGTGGGGTAAAATAAGGTCAGATATTGTGGCGTTATGTGCATTGCTCGCGCTTATGCTCACAAGTGTATTAACTGTAGAAGAGGCTCTATCGGGTTTTTCAAACAGTATAGTTATAATGATGGCGGCTTTGTTTATAGTAGGAGGAGGTATTTTTCAGACGGGTTTGGCTAAAATGATAAGCACAAAGATACTTGCTTTGGCAGGAAAAAGCGAAAAGAAATTATTCCTTCTTGTAATGTTGGTAACAGCTCTTATTGGTTCGTTTGTTAGTAATACTGGAACCGTAGCTCTAATGCTTCCTATAGTTATAAGTTTGGCAGCGGCAGCTAAAACAGATTCTAAAAGATTGCTTATGCCTCTTGCTTTTGCAAGTAGTATGGGTGGTATGATGACTCTTATTGGTACGCCTCCTAACTTAATTATTTCAGGAACATTAGAAGATGCTGGTTACGGAGCATTGTCTTTCTTTTCATTTTTGCCAGTAGGTATAATAACTTTAACTGTAGGAGTAATTATATTATGGCCTATGAGTAAAATGCTGATTTCTAAAGATAAAGATTCGGACGACAACGACTCTAAAGAGGAGAAGCTTAGCGAACTTTCGCAAAAATATCAGATAGCTCAAAACTTATATCGATTGAGAGTTAATGCAAGTTCTCCATTAAACAATAAACAACTAAAGGATTTAGATATCACGGCTCGTTATAATGTTACTATCGCAGAAATAAAAAGAGATGAACAAAAGAGGTTTCATAAGTCGGTGAATGTAAATATGGCAGGTGCCGATAGTACTATTCGCGAAAACGATCTTTTATATGTGTTGGGTAAGTTTGATAATGTAGAACATTTTGCTGCCGAAAATAATATCGCTATGATTGATTCTCACCTTGAAGAGTCGAAAGCTATGTCGGTGGGTGAAACTGGCGGAATGGATTTTAATTCTATAGGTATTGCCGAATTAGTGTTGTTGTCGACTTCTAAAATAGTAAACAAACAAGTAAAAGATTCGGGCTTCCGCAATCTCTACAATGTAAATATATTAGGAATAAGGCGTAACGACGAATATATTCTTCAAAATTTGAAAGACGAACGAATGAAGGCTGGCGACGTGTTACTTATTCAAGGTGCTTGGAATGATATTCATAAGCTCGATCAAGAAGAAGGTGATGAGTGGGTGGTTGTAGGTGAGCCTATGAAAGAATTAGAGAAAGTGCCAATCACAATAAAGGCTCCTATTGCTGGAGCTATAATGGTGGCGATGGTTGTTGTTATGGCTACAGGTTGGTTGCCTCCTGTTACGGCAGTGCTTATTGCTGCGGTGTTGATGATATTAACTGGTTGTTTGCGAAATGTTGAGGCGGCGTATAAAACAATTAACTGGGAAAGTATAGTTCTCTTTGCTGGTATGATACCCCTGTCTATTGCAATGGACAAAACAGGAGCTTCAACACTTATATCGGGCGGTATAGTTTCTGGGCTTGGGCAGTTCGGACCTATAGCGGTATTGGCTGGTATTTATTTGGCAACCTCATTCTTAACTTTGTTTTTGAGCAATACGGCAACCGCAGTTCTTTTTGCTCCTATAGCTTTACAATCAGCAATATCGTTAGATGTAAACCCTATGGCATTCTTGTTTGCTGTGGCAGTAGCAGCAAGTATGTGTTTTGCAAGTCCATTCTCTACGCCTCCAAATGCTTTGGTTATGTCGGCAGGAAGATACAAGTTTATGGATTATGTAAAAGTTGGAGTTCCTTTACAGTTGATATATGCAATAATAATGGTAATAGCTCTACCTTTATTATTCCCCTTTTAAAGAAGCTTGTTTGTGTATATCGTCGCTGAGTGTTTTATATACTGTAGCTTTTGCGCTATCGTATTTAAGCAGCTCAAGGTGTTTGTTAATAACATTGGTGTCGTAGCGCACGGCAGGTCCCGTTTGGGCATCTCTTGGGTGCATCTCCTTAATCTTTGAAGCCGTTTCTTTAATCAGGGGAAGCAGATAATCTTTAGAAAGGTTTTCTCTCTCAAGAATATCGGCGGCATTTACATACATATCGTTAACGAAGTTACAAGCAAAAACGGCAGCTAAATGTAGTTGTTTCCTTTTTTCAGACGATAGCTTAAGAGCATTGTCGGATATGTGCGAAGCTAACTCAAGTAATAGACTTTCGTCGTTTGTATTGTTTGCTTCCACAAATATTGGGATATTCTGAAAGCTTATAACTCTATTCTTACTAAAAGTTTGTAGGGGATACAACACGCCATACCTATTATATTTATTAACATTGAAAACATCTAAAGGCAAACTTCCTGCCGTATGCACCAACAAGCCTTGCAAAGAAGGTAGTTGTTGCAATAATTGAGGAAGAGCAGAATCTTTTACCGAAAAGATATAAATATCGGCATCTTTGTTGATGTAATTAATATCATTAGTAAACGCAACGTTTAGTGTTAAGCCTAATTCTTTAGCCGATTGTAAGGTTCGACTATATACTTGTTGTATTAAAAAGCCTCTTTCTTTAAGTGCTTTGCCCAAGTGAGTTGCAACATTGCCAGCACCTATAAGTGTAATTTTACAGTTCTTCGCCATCATAACGGAAACTTCCTATATGTAGTTTTTCCCATTTAAGTTTTTCTAAGTTTTGAGGCTTAGATTCTTTAGCCTTGTGTCCTATCGAAATTATACAATTAATAACTAACTGAAACGGAATGTTTAACAATTCGCGCACATATTCTTCCGAATCTATACCGTCTTCTGTTTCGCGTCCGCTAATTTGTACCCAGCAACTACCTAATCCTAAGTCTTCTGCTTGTAATTGCATATAAGTTGCAGCAATGGCTGCATCTTCAATGTAAGGCATACTAAGTAGAGGGTCGCTTAATACCACAATGGCAAGGGCGCAGTTCTCAATAAAAGCCGCTCCCGTAGATTTACATAACGATAAAGCCTTTAATGTTTCTTTGTCATCAACCAAAACAAACTGGCAAGGTTTACTATTTTTAGAAGAAGGAGCCATTAAGGCTGCTTGCATAATTGTTTCGACTTGCGAAGGAGTTAATTGTTCTTCGGTGTATTGTCTTGTGCTTCTTCTGTTCTTAATTAAATCTTCAAAATTAGTCATACTGTTTTATTTATTAAAAAAGCTGATAATTTGCCAACCGTAAAGGGAAGCAAATTATCAGCCGTTTATAAAGTTCCCCTATCTCTTAGGGGCAAAGATACATAATTAGATAGAAAGTTTGTAAACTTCTGTTCCTATTTTTACAATGTAAACACCTTTTTCAAGAGGCATAACATCTGTTCCGTTAACTGCTTTTTTGCTAATAAGCAATCCTGAAGTAGTATAAACTTCAACAATGTATTCCTTATCTGTTGTAATAACAAGAGTGTTACCGTCAGAGTTTATCGAAATACCTTGAGCATCTATGTTATCTAACGAGTCGATTAACTTAGCTTCTATACTTATTGTTGTATCGGCAGTAACATTACTAATAGTAACAGTGTAAATACCCTCAGCTTCAGTTGGAATAATTTCAGTTCCGTCAACAGTAACTTTTGAAACATAGTTAGCTGCAACTGTATATTTCAATTCAAATGTTTCGTTCTCTTCAACTTCGTAAGGACTTGAGCCTTCTGTTGGAGATACAATAGTAATTTCTTGGTCGGCAGTTACAGTTACATTGTAAGTAGTAGGAGCAACCTCAGTAGAATATTCTATTGATGGAATTAAATTAAAATCTTCAATAGAAACAGCTCCTTCTATTGAATAGAAATCAAGGTACTTATCGGTTACAGATGTCGAATTGGCAACTATAGCCAAGCGAATAGTTCCTGTTTTGCCTATTACATATTTAGTAACGTCAAACTCAACAATGCTACCGTTAGGATTGTTAGTTCCGTCTATTGTCATTGTTGCACCTTCTATTACGTCTCCAAGTCCTTCTGTATTTAATTCTCCATTGCCTGTCCAAGTCATATCTTCAATAGCAGTATCATTTAAAGTTTCTACCGAACGTATTTCTATGGTCATAGCACCTTTATTTATATCTTGCCAAGCACTGATAGCTAATTTAAGTACTGCTTTGTTGTATTCGTCAGCGTCTATTGCGTCAAATTCAACATAACCTCTTCTTACATAGTTAGGAGTATTGTAAGTAGAGTATTGTATTCTCATAAACTTTTCGTCAGGATATCCAACAGTTGCTGTTCCTCCATTAAGATAAGTATCTGCACTTGCAGGAATAATGTTTTCTTTGAAAGCATCAACTTGAATAGTAGCCGTTTCAGTAACCGTAATCTTTAATGAATAAACGCCTTCTTCTTCAGTAACTGGTGTTATTTTGCCATTAACAACGGCAGTAGGAGCGTGGTAACCACTAACTGTAGTAAACGACAAAGAATATTCGCTTCCATAGTCTACCTCAGTATCAGGAGTTCCTACTATTGTGATATTATCACTTATAGTTAGATCAACAGGAACTTTTTTAACAGAAGATGTAATAGTGATAACAACATCATCAGACGCAATGTCGGTAACTGGAGCCTCATACATTGTTGGAACTGGGTTAGTTATTGTGCCTAAAGTAGCATTCTTTACGTCTATTACAGGGTTTTCGTAACCGGCTTTTACCATAAACGTTAATTTAGTGCTTGATGGGGAATTGTATTGGTTGTTGTCATCTAATGGGAAAGACATAAAATGAATACCAGCGTCGCAGTTTACAGTAATTTTATATCTTTTACTTTCGGCCGAAATAACAACCTCTGCATCTTCACTTGCATTAAGAGTGATAGTGTAAACACCTTCGTTTAACTCTCCAGAGTTTGCAACTTCTCCATTAATTTTCACAACAGGAATAGAACCTTCCGTTACAGAATAACTAATAGTAAATGTTTCGCCATAATATAAATTTGCAGAAGTAGGAGTAGTTAGAGTAACGCCTGTGTTTGCAACAACATCAATGTCGAAAGCAGTTCTTTCAAACTCCCAAGTGTATTGGTTGTCGAACGTATCATAAGTTTTTTTCCAAAGAGGTAAAGTAGCATTAACTCCATTTGAGATAATAAAATTTGTTGCGTTATCGGAATATCTTTGAGCTTTTAGGACTGCTTGATATGGTTTTTCTGCATTGTTAGTAGAATATACGTGTTTCAAAACCCAAGCTTTTCCAGTGCTTCCTGTTGTTAATATATTATCAGCACCAAGTTCGAAAAACTCGCCTGTAGCTTTAGATACAATCTTCACCATATAAGATTTATAGTCGCCTCCAGTATTGTAGCCTGCGCTTACAAAACCAAATAGTTGATTGTCGGAATCAGCTTTAGCAGCCAAAGAGAAGTTGTTGTCTGTGTCAACACTAAGATATAGATCGTCAGTGTCGATTGTTTTGTCTAAAGACTTGATACGGAACCACTCGTTTGGAGTAGTTGCATCTTGGTTGGCAATGTTAGGATAGAACTTGTCAAAGATAGCTTCTTCTGTAAAGTGCCAAGCTCTTGGACTTCCAGTTGTACCATTGTCTTTAATTGCACCAGGGAAGCTTGCATTGTTTGTTTCTATTTCAAAACTTGACCCTTGGTTAAGTGAAGCAAGGTAGTTTCCTCCCTTTCTTTTTAGAGCAATCCAAGTACTTGCAACGCCAGAGGTAGCGTGAACTGGAGTTTGTATGATTTCAAACTTGTAAGAGTCGCCATTGTCGTCTGTAGGCGCAGCTTCAACGGCAAAGCATCTAGAGTTGGTATGGGTTAGGTATCTACCTTCTTTATTAATAAGGTAATAAAATGTTGTTTCGGTACTCTCGTCGTTTGCCTTAACAATTTTCCATTTTTGAGCCTCTCTGTCTGTAAGATTGTTAAGAATAGAGTTGTGAGTTACGGCAGCGGTTTCACTTTCGGGAGCCGTAATCATAGTACAATAACGTCCGTCGCTGTCATTAATAGGGTTGCCAGTAGCGTCGCTGTTGTGTCCATTACTGATATAATACCAGTACTCATTTGTTGTGTCGCTAAGCTTTATTAAGCCTCCAGCAACTGTTGTTTGTGCATTTGCAGATAAACCGAACAATGCAAACACTGCGATTAGAAAAGAATAAATGTTTTTCATCTTTTAATACGTTTAAATTGATAAATTAAATTTTTAAGCAATGTATTGGTATACATAGTTGACTGTAAAAGTATTGAAAATAATTTAATAAACAAATTGTTATATATTTTTTGTTTTGAGGGGTGTGAATTCTGAAGTCGTAAACGTAGTGAGTTTTTGGCAAATTTGCATTTGTCATTAAAACAAACTACCTTTGCGACTTGTTATTAATAGGATAAAATGTTCTTAGCGAAGAATATACCCTGTTAAACTCCGAAAATCGGAGGGTCTTGCAGTGATGCGAGATTTAGTATTTACCTAAATAATGATGTATGAGGTATATCTTTAGGATTGCCTTTGTTGCTGTAGTTGCTTTACTCTTTGTAGGCGCAGGCAATAAAGAAGTCCGGTTTACCGAAGGTATTCAACCGGGTAACCTTGCTCCGGCAATTAATTTGCAAGGTATTGATTTAGTGAACAGCGATTTTGTTGTGTTGCAGTTTTGGGCGGCTTACGATCCATACTCAAGAGCTGAAAATACTCTTATGCACAACGCTATCTCCAAACTAAGAAACGAAAAAGTTAAACTTGTTTCGGTTTCTTTAGATAAGAATACAGCGGTATTCAAAGGAGTAGTAAAATCAGATCGCCTAAATGAAACAACACAGTTTAACGAGCCTTTAGGCGAAAAGTCAGACGTTTATAGAAAGTATCGTTTGAACAAAGGTTTGGGAAATTGGTTGATTAATTCTGAAGGAGTTATTGTGGCAAAAAATGTTAGCCACGATGAAATCTTGAAACTTATTGAAAATAATTAGTTTCAAGTAATTATAAAAAAGAATCGTATAGATGATATTAATCGTTTATGCGATTTTTTTATAACTTTGCCGATATGCAACAAAATAGATTAAACATACAACTGCCTGCCGAATGGGCAAAGCAAAGTGCCGTGATGCTTACTTGGCCTCACGCAAATACCGATTGGCAACCTATATTGGAAGAGGTTAATGCTTGTTTTGCCGAAATAGCTAAGGCAATAATAAAGAGAGAAAAACTAATAATAGTTTGTGATTGTATCGACGATGTAAAAACCTGCTTAGGAAATATTGATTATTCTAATGTAATATTCAGAGAAATACCTTCTAATGATACGTGGGCAAGAGATCACGGACCTATATCTGTTTGGGTTAACGAAGTTCCTTATATTCTCGATTTTACATTTAATGGTTGGGGAATGAAATTTCCAGCTAATTACGACAATCAGATAACTCGTAATCTTTACGAAAGTTCTACATTTAATTCAACTGTCGGTTATCAGAATATGATGCACTTAGTGCTTGAAGGTGGGAGTATAGAAAGCGATGGGCAGGGTACTTTAATGACAACGGCTGAGTGTTTGCTTTCTGTAAATAGAAATGAATATAGAAATAAGTCAGAGATAGATGATTATCTTAAGATGATATTCGATGCGAAGAAAATACTATGGCTTAACTATGGGTATTTGTCGGGCGATGATACAGATAGTCATATAGATACATTGGCGCGCTTTTGCGATCCTGAAACAATAGCTTATGTTAAGTGCACAGATGAAAGCGACGAGCATTACGAAGAGTTGCTTAAAATGGAGGAAGAACTTAAAACATTTACTACGCAAGACGGTAAGCCGTATAAGCTGGTTCCTCTACCTATGGCTGAGGCTGTTTATTATGAAGAGGAAAGACTGCCTGCCACTTATGCCAATTTTCTTATTATAAATGAGGCTGTGCTTATGCCAACTTATAACTCTTATTTAGATGAAGAGGCAAAGGCGGCTTTGCAACAAGCTTTCCCAGATAGAGAGATTGTGGGTATTGACTGTTCTTCTTTAATAAAACAACATGGAAGTTTGCATTGTGTAACTATGCAAATTCCTGAAGGATTGATATAATTATGGATACAATAAA encodes the following:
- a CDS encoding di/tricarboxylate transporter (product_source=COG0471; cath_funfam=3.30.70.1450; cog=COG0471; pfam=PF02080,PF03600; superfamily=116726; transmembrane_helix_parts=Inside_1_4,TMhelix_5_24,Outside_25_27,TMhelix_28_47,Inside_48_53,TMhelix_54_76,Outside_77_95,TMhelix_96_129,Inside_130_141,TMhelix_142_164,Outside_165_173,TMhelix_174_196,Inside_197_427,TMhelix_428_450,Outside_451_453,TMhelix_454_473,Inside_474_479,TMhelix_480_497,Outside_498_506,TMhelix_507_529,Inside_530_533,TMhelix_534_556,Outside_557_565,TMhelix_566_588,Inside_589_600,TMhelix_601_623,Outside_624_625) — translated: MDSNLNMYITLGVLAFSAAFFVWGKIRSDIVALCALLALMLTSVLTVEEALSGFSNSIVIMMAALFIVGGGIFQTGLAKMISTKILALAGKSEKKLFLLVMLVTALIGSFVSNTGTVALMLPIVISLAAAAKTDSKRLLMPLAFASSMGGMMTLIGTPPNLIISGTLEDAGYGALSFFSFLPVGIITLTVGVIILWPMSKMLISKDKDSDDNDSKEEKLSELSQKYQIAQNLYRLRVNASSPLNNKQLKDLDITARYNVTIAEIKRDEQKRFHKSVNVNMAGADSTIRENDLLYVLGKFDNVEHFAAENNIAMIDSHLEESKAMSVGETGGMDFNSIGIAELVLLSTSKIVNKQVKDSGFRNLYNVNILGIRRNDEYILQNLKDERMKAGDVLLIQGAWNDIHKLDQEEGDEWVVVGEPMKELEKVPITIKAPIAGAIMVAMVVVMATGWLPPVTAVLIAAVLMILTGCLRNVEAAYKTINWESIVLFAGMIPLSIAMDKTGASTLISGGIVSGLGQFGPIAVLAGIYLATSFLTLFLSNTATAVLFAPIALQSAISLDVNPMAFLFAVAVAASMCFASPFSTPPNALVMSAGRYKFMDYVKVGVPLQLIYAIIMVIALPLLFPF
- a CDS encoding nitroreductase (product_source=COG0778; cath_funfam=3.40.109.10; cog=COG0778; pfam=PF00881; superfamily=55469), translated to MTNFEDLIKNRRSTRQYTEEQLTPSQVETIMQAALMAPSSKNSKPCQFVLVDDKETLKALSLCKSTGAAFIENCALAIVVLSDPLLSMPYIEDAAIAATYMQLQAEDLGLGSCWVQISGRETEDGIDSEEYVRELLNIPFQLVINCIISIGHKAKESKPQNLEKLKWEKLHIGSFRYDGEEL
- a CDS encoding putative short-subunit dehydrogenase-like oxidoreductase (DUF2520 family) (product_source=COG5495; cath_funfam=1.10.1040.20,3.40.50.720; cog=COG5495; pfam=PF03807,PF10728; superfamily=48179,51735), coding for MMAKNCKITLIGAGNVATHLGKALKERGFLIQQVYSRTLQSAKELGLTLNVAFTNDINYINKDADIYIFSVKDSALPQLLQQLPSLQGLLVHTAGSLPLDVFNVNKYNRYGVLYPLQTFSKNRVISFQNIPIFVEANNTNDESLLLELASHISDNALKLSSEKRKQLHLAAVFACNFVNDMYVNAADILERENLSKDYLLPLIKETASKIKEMHPRDAQTGPAVRYDTNVINKHLELLKYDSAKATVYKTLSDDIHKQASLKGE
- a CDS encoding agmatine deiminase (product_source=KO:K10536; cath_funfam=3.75.10.10; cog=COG2957; ko=KO:K10536; pfam=PF04371; superfamily=55909), with product MRFFYNFADMQQNRLNIQLPAEWAKQSAVMLTWPHANTDWQPILEEVNACFAEIAKAIIKREKLIIVCDCIDDVKTCLGNIDYSNVIFREIPSNDTWARDHGPISVWVNEVPYILDFTFNGWGMKFPANYDNQITRNLYESSTFNSTVGYQNMMHLVLEGGSIESDGQGTLMTTAECLLSVNRNEYRNKSEIDDYLKMIFDAKKILWLNYGYLSGDDTDSHIDTLARFCDPETIAYVKCTDESDEHYEELLKMEEELKTFTTQDGKPYKLVPLPMAEAVYYEEERLPATYANFLIINEAVLMPTYNSYLDEEAKAALQQAFPDREIVGIDCSSLIKQHGSLHCVTMQIPEGLI
- a CDS encoding thiol-disulfide isomerase/thioredoxin (product_source=COG0526; cath_funfam=3.40.30.10; cog=COG0526; pfam=PF13905; superfamily=52833; transmembrane_helix_parts=Outside_1_3,TMhelix_4_21,Inside_22_161), with the protein product MRYIFRIAFVAVVALLFVGAGNKEVRFTEGIQPGNLAPAINLQGIDLVNSDFVVLQFWAAYDPYSRAENTLMHNAISKLRNEKVKLVSVSLDKNTAVFKGVVKSDRLNETTQFNEPLGEKSDVYRKYRLNKGLGNWLINSEGVIVAKNVSHDEILKLIENN
- a CDS encoding hypothetical protein (product_source=Hypo-rule applied; cath_funfam=2.60.40.10; cleavage_site_network=SignalP-noTM; superfamily=49373,49464,50405,50969; transmembrane_helix_parts=Inside_1_6,TMhelix_7_29,Outside_30_958), coding for MKNIYSFLIAVFALFGLSANAQTTVAGGLIKLSDTTNEYWYYISNGHNSDATGNPINDSDGRYCTMITAPESETAAVTHNSILNNLTDREAQKWKIVKANDESTETTFYYLINKEGRYLTHTNSRCFAVEAAPTDDNGDSYKFEIIQTPVHATSGVASTWIALKRKGGNYLASLNQGSSFEIETNNASFPGAIKDNGTTGSPRAWHFTEEAIFDKFYPNIANQDATTPNEWFRIKSLDKTIDTDDLYLSVDTDNNFSLAAKADSDNQLFGFVSAGYNTGGDYKSYMVKIVSKATGEFFELGADNILTTGSTGKAWVLKHVYSTNNAEKPYQAVLKAQRYSDNATNFIISNGVNATLPLWKKTYDTFDNQYTWEFERTAFDIDVVANTGVTLTTPTSANLYYGETFTISYSVTEGSIPVVKINGEVANSGELNEGVYTITLNASEDAEVVISAESKRYKITVNCDAGIHFMSFPLDDNNQYNSPSSTKLTFMVKAGYENPVIDVKNATLGTITNPVPTMYEAPVTDIASDDVVITITSSVKKVPVDLTISDNITIVGTPDTEVDYGSEYSLSFTTVSGYHAPTAVVNGKITPVTEEEGVYSLKITVTETATIQVDAFKENIIPASADTYLNGGTATVGYPDEKFMRIQYSTYNTPNYVRRGYVEFDAIDADEYNKAVLKLAISAWQDINKGAMTIEIRSVETLNDTAIEDMTWTGNGELNTEGLGDVIEGATMTIDGTNNPNGSIVEFDVTKYVIGKTGTIRLAIVANSTSVTDKYLDFYSIEGAVSIEDFNLIPSIEYSTEVAPTTYNVTVTADQEITIVSPTEGSSPYEVEENETFELKYTVAANYVSKVTVDGTEIIPTEAEGIYTVTISNVTADTTISIEAKLIDSLDNIDAQGISINSDGNTLVITTDKEYIVEVYTTSGLLISKKAVNGTDVMPLEKGVYIVKIGTEVYKLSI